In Pseudomonas sp. Leaf58, one DNA window encodes the following:
- a CDS encoding FKBP-type peptidyl-prolyl cis-trans isomerase translates to MSQELQIIELVEGDGKAAVKGALITTQYTGWLADGSEFDSSWSRGKPFQCVIGTGRVIKGWDQGLMGMRVGGKRKLLVPAHLGYGARSVGTIPPNSDLTFEIELLEVLTRDD, encoded by the coding sequence GTGAGCCAAGAACTGCAGATCATCGAGTTGGTCGAGGGTGATGGCAAAGCCGCCGTCAAAGGCGCCCTGATCACCACCCAGTACACCGGCTGGCTGGCCGACGGCAGCGAGTTCGATTCGTCCTGGTCACGTGGCAAACCGTTCCAGTGCGTGATCGGCACTGGCCGGGTAATCAAGGGTTGGGACCAGGGCCTAATGGGGATGCGCGTGGGCGGCAAGCGCAAGTTGCTGGTACCGGCACACCTGGGTTATGGCGCACGCAGCGTAGGCACGATTCCGCCGAATTCGGATTTAACCTTCGAGATCGAGTTGCTGGAAGTGCTGACGCGGGATGATTGA
- a CDS encoding PhzF family phenazine biosynthesis protein has translation MQLEIFQVDAFSAEPFGGNPAAVIPLQSWLPDDVLQRIAAENNLSETAYFVRNGETYDLRWFTPAVEVNLCGHATLASAYVLFEQLGEQAQVLRFNTRSGELRVSRSADGLLAMDFPAKQPVAVDIPAGLLQALGLSQALAVLRSDDYVVVIDDALLLDTLQPDFVALSAFDVRGIAVTAAGRGFDFVTRWFGPRVGLNEDPVTGSAHTSLAPVWAERLGKQVLDCEQGGRRKGQLQCQVPGNGRVIISGRAALYLRGTVYI, from the coding sequence ATGCAGCTCGAGATATTCCAGGTCGATGCTTTCTCCGCCGAACCCTTCGGCGGCAACCCGGCAGCAGTGATCCCACTGCAAAGCTGGCTGCCGGATGATGTGCTGCAGCGCATCGCCGCAGAGAACAACCTGTCGGAAACCGCGTATTTCGTGCGCAACGGCGAAACCTACGACCTGCGTTGGTTCACCCCGGCCGTGGAAGTCAACCTGTGCGGCCACGCCACCCTGGCTTCGGCCTACGTGCTGTTCGAGCAACTAGGCGAACAGGCGCAGGTGCTGCGCTTCAATACCCGCAGTGGCGAGCTTCGCGTCAGCCGCAGCGCCGACGGGCTGCTGGCCATGGACTTCCCGGCCAAGCAGCCGGTCGCCGTGGACATTCCGGCAGGCCTACTGCAAGCGCTGGGCCTGAGCCAGGCGCTGGCGGTGCTGCGCAGCGATGACTATGTGGTCGTGATCGATGACGCCCTGTTGCTCGACACATTGCAGCCGGACTTCGTTGCCCTGTCGGCCTTCGACGTGCGCGGCATCGCCGTGACGGCCGCAGGCCGTGGCTTTGATTTCGTCACCCGCTGGTTCGGCCCGCGGGTAGGCTTGAACGAAGACCCGGTGACCGGCTCGGCGCACACCTCGCTGGCACCGGTGTGGGCCGAGCGGCTGGGCAAGCAAGTACTGGACTGCGAACAGGGTGGCCGGCGCAAAGGCCAGCTGCAGTGCCAAGTGCCGGGTAATGGCCGGGTAATCATCAGCGGGCGGGCGGCGTTGTACCTGCGCGGAACTGTATACATCTGA
- a CDS encoding GFA family protein — MALEKHGTCLCGATRLTVTVDNTHVSACHCSMCRKWTGGPLLVVDCTRPPLIEGRAPSVYDSSDWAQRAFCGQCGTHLYYRLKANDFHAVPVGLLDGDQEWDFNMQIFVEEKPAWYCFANQTKQLTGQEVFEQNS; from the coding sequence ATGGCCCTGGAAAAGCACGGCACCTGCCTGTGTGGCGCGACCCGGCTGACGGTCACCGTCGACAACACCCATGTCAGCGCCTGCCATTGCAGCATGTGTCGCAAGTGGACCGGTGGTCCACTGTTGGTGGTTGACTGCACACGCCCTCCACTGATCGAAGGGCGGGCGCCCAGCGTCTACGACTCCTCCGACTGGGCTCAGCGAGCTTTTTGCGGCCAGTGCGGCACACACCTGTATTATCGACTCAAGGCCAACGACTTCCATGCCGTGCCAGTCGGCCTGCTCGACGGCGACCAGGAGTGGGATTTCAACATGCAGATTTTCGTCGAAGAAAAACCCGCTTGGTACTGCTTCGCCAACCAGACCAAGCAACTGACCGGCCAAGAAGTGTTCGAGCAAAACAGCTGA
- a CDS encoding Lrp/AsnC family transcriptional regulator, whose product MTDAIDQLLLNALMEDSRRSLKALAQISGLSAPSVSERLRRLEERGVLRGYTVEVDPRAFGYQLQAIVRIRPLPGQLQEVERQIIAIPEFTECDKVIGEDCFIARLHVRSMEQLDILLDRINVLAGTNTAIIKKTPVKRRLPPMD is encoded by the coding sequence ATGACCGACGCCATCGACCAATTGCTGCTCAATGCGCTGATGGAAGACTCGCGCCGCTCGCTAAAAGCCTTGGCCCAGATCAGCGGGCTGTCCGCGCCCAGCGTCAGCGAGCGCCTGCGCCGGCTGGAGGAACGCGGCGTGTTGCGCGGTTACACCGTGGAGGTCGACCCGCGCGCCTTTGGTTACCAGTTGCAGGCCATCGTACGCATCCGCCCATTGCCCGGGCAGTTGCAAGAGGTTGAGCGGCAGATCATCGCCATTCCCGAGTTCACCGAGTGCGACAAGGTTATCGGCGAGGATTGCTTCATCGCACGGCTGCATGTGCGCTCAATGGAGCAGTTGGACATCCTGCTCGACCGCATCAATGTGCTGGCTGGGACCAATACCGCGATCATCAAGAAGACCCCGGTAAAGCGGCGGTTGCCACCGATGGATTGA